One Gimesia aquarii DNA segment encodes these proteins:
- a CDS encoding DinB family protein, with protein MSVKLISRLHEHRQWVNRALIASAEMLSEMQRKQTFKIGQGSIWKSLLHLYAAEYVWLEALLGDDSPTLPGDLPEELPGNQKGTGAIESFAELKQNWADLDQRWNRYLIQLTDNSLEEIVNKRSTSSGKGKIHQTTRSDVLLHVCTHAQYTTAQVVNMLRQVGAKTLPDTMLISMAREQMALDSD; from the coding sequence GTGTCGGTCAAGTTGATCTCGCGTTTGCATGAACACCGCCAATGGGTGAATCGGGCATTGATTGCGTCTGCTGAAATGCTTTCTGAGATGCAAAGAAAACAGACATTCAAGATAGGTCAAGGTTCTATTTGGAAGTCGTTATTACATCTTTATGCGGCTGAGTATGTGTGGCTCGAAGCATTATTGGGTGACGACTCTCCCACATTACCCGGTGATCTGCCTGAAGAGTTACCGGGCAATCAAAAAGGAACCGGAGCGATCGAATCATTCGCAGAGCTGAAACAGAATTGGGCAGATCTGGATCAACGCTGGAATCGATATTTAATCCAACTGACAGATAATTCACTAGAAGAGATCGTGAATAAAAGAAGTACCAGTTCTGGTAAAGGGAAAATACATCAAACAACGCGCTCTGATGTTTTATTACATGTTTGTACTCACGCCCAATATACAACCGCCCAAGTTGTGAATATGCTACGTCAGGTCGGCGCGAAAACTCTTCCCGATACCATGCTGATTTCAATGGCTAGAGAACAGATGGCCTTGGATTCAGATTAA
- a CDS encoding Gfo/Idh/MocA family protein, whose amino-acid sequence MSDHTKKHSPLEDHSVPRRTFLRELGTVTAAGLAAAPAVWAGGGNKADTLRVGLIGCGSRGSGAAINAMQADPNTQLVAMADIFEDKLKASAQRIKKLIGKQYAVDPSQQFVGFDAFEKLISSDVDVVLLTTPPHFRPAHLKRAIEADKHVFAEKPVAVDAPGVRSVMETCRLARQKRLSIQSGLMLRYSKAMQETLTRIHEGQLGKIVTLQTNYNINGLWSHPRKPEWSDMEWQLRNWYYFTWLSGGQLVEQHVHGLDLMSWVMQEEYPTKCFGLGGRQSRTDPLYGHIFDHHAICYEYSGGQRCFAFCRQQDGTDINTSQLVFGEKGTADLNRNTLSGAKTWRYSRARGRARNGVKDLPYVQEHEALFKSIRTNTPICNGEYAAKSSLMAIMGRMASYTGKSVSWDEAWNSKEDLTPSEYTFGPLKVAPVALPGKTNIY is encoded by the coding sequence ATGAGCGATCACACAAAGAAGCATTCCCCGCTGGAAGACCATTCTGTGCCACGAAGGACGTTTCTGCGTGAGTTGGGCACGGTGACTGCGGCGGGGTTGGCTGCGGCGCCTGCGGTCTGGGCCGGTGGTGGAAACAAGGCTGACACGTTGCGGGTCGGCTTAATTGGATGTGGGTCCCGTGGTTCCGGTGCCGCCATCAATGCGATGCAGGCCGATCCCAATACACAACTCGTAGCGATGGCAGACATTTTTGAAGACAAACTGAAAGCGAGTGCCCAGCGGATTAAGAAATTGATCGGCAAACAGTATGCCGTCGATCCCAGTCAGCAATTCGTGGGCTTCGATGCCTTTGAAAAATTAATCAGTAGTGACGTCGATGTCGTGCTGCTGACCACGCCCCCGCACTTTCGGCCCGCTCATCTGAAACGTGCGATTGAAGCCGACAAACATGTCTTTGCCGAAAAGCCGGTCGCCGTGGATGCACCCGGCGTGCGTTCGGTGATGGAGACGTGCCGACTTGCCAGGCAGAAACGGCTTTCGATCCAGTCGGGTTTAATGCTGCGCTACAGTAAGGCCATGCAGGAAACACTCACCCGTATCCATGAAGGTCAACTCGGAAAGATCGTGACCCTGCAGACCAACTACAACATTAATGGTCTCTGGTCACATCCCCGCAAGCCCGAATGGAGTGACATGGAATGGCAACTGCGCAACTGGTACTACTTCACCTGGCTCTCGGGCGGGCAGTTGGTGGAGCAGCACGTACATGGACTCGACCTGATGTCCTGGGTCATGCAGGAGGAATATCCCACCAAATGTTTCGGGCTAGGCGGCAGGCAATCGCGCACCGATCCGTTATACGGCCACATCTTTGATCATCATGCCATCTGTTATGAATACAGCGGCGGGCAACGTTGTTTTGCCTTTTGTCGTCAGCAGGATGGAACGGATATCAACACGTCTCAACTGGTATTTGGCGAAAAGGGAACCGCCGATTTGAATCGGAACACGCTCAGCGGCGCGAAAACCTGGCGATACAGCCGGGCACGTGGCCGCGCCAGAAATGGCGTGAAGGATCTGCCGTATGTGCAGGAACACGAGGCCTTATTTAAGAGCATTCGAACTAATACACCAATCTGTAATGGAGAATACGCGGCCAAAAGTTCGCTGATGGCCATCATGGGCCGCATGGCCTCGTACACAGGAAAAAGTGTGAGCTGGGATGAAGCCTGGAATTCCAAAGAGGACCTGACACCATCTGAATACACATTTGGACCGTTGAAAGTCGCCCCTGTCGCCTTGCCTGGCAAGACCAATATATATTAG
- a CDS encoding DUF4365 domain-containing protein: MAKRKQIGMSEITGEKGIALIHRIVLQMGFAWNPTNMDAGIDGYIELRDSETGEVSNCILQVQSKAGDSYFLSEDENSFVFQCKNRDLEYWLAGNAPVILVVSRPDKDEAYWISVKDYFSSPSARKNRRITFDKKNDRFERDCRHRLMRLAIPKNNGLYLSSLPQEETITSNLLPLVSIPERYFKSKTKFRDPIQVWEILRDSDSDPDGEWLLHNGFIYCFHDLTFEPWRNFCEPENTDNLRTTDLSNSERPSDRHAFVKLLNLCLTQLLYRQGIRYSKLKELYYFKASTDLTARKVGSKTVFKGYTSKKNESRIAYYRHQALEVQFLQIESKWYLELTPSYYFTHDGFKLSKYYEERLSGIKLLERQNKTHLSHLIMWSKILQQSYLSSAKQQSLQFEDDPTEDTIKPYSFLQFGPLVTFEVDFGISDSSWLPLPAKDNEEVNSRQKRLFD, translated from the coding sequence TTGGCGAAGCGAAAACAAATTGGAATGTCAGAGATTACAGGGGAGAAAGGAATTGCATTGATTCATCGAATCGTACTCCAAATGGGATTTGCCTGGAATCCTACTAACATGGATGCGGGTATTGATGGTTATATTGAGTTACGCGATTCTGAAACAGGTGAAGTATCAAATTGTATATTGCAAGTTCAAAGCAAAGCCGGAGATAGCTACTTTCTTTCTGAAGACGAAAATAGCTTTGTATTTCAATGCAAAAACCGTGACTTAGAGTATTGGCTTGCTGGAAACGCTCCAGTCATTTTAGTCGTTTCTCGTCCAGATAAGGATGAAGCATATTGGATTTCAGTAAAAGATTATTTTAGTAGTCCGTCAGCGCGTAAGAACCGAAGAATAACTTTCGATAAAAAAAATGACCGTTTTGAAAGAGACTGCCGTCATCGTCTGATGCGTCTAGCAATTCCTAAAAATAACGGCCTTTACTTATCTTCTCTGCCACAAGAAGAAACCATTACATCTAATCTGCTTCCTCTAGTCAGTATCCCTGAACGATATTTCAAATCAAAAACGAAGTTTAGAGACCCAATTCAAGTTTGGGAGATTCTGCGTGATAGCGATAGCGATCCTGATGGGGAATGGTTGCTCCACAATGGATTCATCTACTGCTTCCATGACCTAACTTTCGAACCATGGCGTAATTTTTGTGAGCCGGAAAATACTGACAATCTACGGACAACAGATTTGTCAAATTCAGAACGTCCTTCCGATCGACATGCTTTTGTCAAATTATTAAATCTCTGCCTAACTCAACTACTTTATAGGCAAGGAATTCGTTATTCAAAATTGAAAGAACTGTACTACTTTAAGGCTTCTACTGATTTAACAGCTCGAAAAGTAGGAAGTAAAACAGTTTTTAAAGGATACACAAGTAAAAAAAATGAGAGTCGAATTGCGTATTATCGTCACCAAGCCCTAGAAGTACAATTTTTACAAATTGAATCTAAATGGTACCTTGAACTCACACCATCCTATTATTTTACACATGATGGATTCAAGTTATCAAAATACTACGAGGAAAGGCTTAGCGGAATAAAGCTACTCGAACGACAGAACAAAACACATCTTTCTCACCTAATTATGTGGTCTAAGATATTACAACAAAGCTATCTGAGCTCTGCGAAACAACAAAGCCTGCAATTTGAAGATGATCCCACGGAAGATACCATCAAGCCTTATTCTTTTTTACAATTTGGCCCCTTAGTCACCTTTGAAGTTGATTTTGGCATTTCAGATTCTTCTTGGCTTCCTTTACCGGCTAAGGATAACGAAGAAGTAAATTCGAGACAAAAAAGATTGTTTGACTAA
- a CDS encoding Flp family type IVb pilin, whose product MSHLVKQFWNDENGFIISAELVIILTVAVLGMIVGLSYVQTAVVSEFSDVGRAISSLNQNYAYTGFYSTGFWGKPKAFYSGSAYFRYDPNQAVLGYDGCNYLNRGSYSQDFQLEPEVVEEPCDRCKSGEVLEEPCPRCELNHSLPTLPIEQPQ is encoded by the coding sequence ATGAGTCATCTCGTAAAACAGTTTTGGAACGATGAAAATGGTTTCATCATATCGGCAGAGTTAGTAATCATTCTAACTGTTGCTGTCTTAGGAATGATCGTAGGATTAAGCTATGTTCAGACAGCCGTGGTGAGTGAGTTTTCAGATGTGGGGAGAGCAATTTCCTCTTTGAATCAGAATTATGCCTATACCGGATTTTATTCGACTGGCTTTTGGGGAAAACCGAAAGCATTTTATTCAGGCTCTGCTTATTTCCGATATGATCCTAATCAAGCTGTTCTGGGATATGATGGTTGTAATTATCTGAATCGTGGCAGTTACTCACAAGATTTTCAACTGGAGCCCGAAGTGGTTGAGGAACCATGTGACAGATGTAAGTCGGGAGAAGTACTTGAGGAGCCTTGCCCGCGATGTGAACTTAATCATTCACTACCAACACTGCCCATTGAGCAACCGCAGTAA
- a CDS encoding argonaute/piwi family protein, with amino-acid sequence MKVLKLGEPELEFGTNSHIDIRFGIMNYCPLDFESDNAAKTIRVGIVGSACSIEGIRDWIEKCRHEIPAKDSRQSNLFPRFPGFNPDLAFHSELTTDSSLERQLSSSKINSVVKIPVLDELRIEAVRSIVEEVNFLLEKKPPDVIICAIPQEYVEVLDPDTGKKDLDDETLVSKTIQKSKINFHHLLKARCMSLPRACPIQIVLPSTYDSSKRRRSNSLKRQVQPIQDEATRAWNLHTALYYKAGGIPWRLKYDPSKLQTCFVGIGFFHSLDKENISTSVAQVFNERGSGLVVRGGPAMISKEDRQVHLDADSAYALMLDALKQYQNEHHTIPARVVIHKSSSHSSAEIDGFQKAAEEYRVHSCELLSLRKSLTRLFRNSEYPPLRGTFLTLNNDIHILYTRGSVEFYSTYPGMYMPRTLRINCDKVDQTPRYLSEEILALTKMNWNNTQFDNGVPITLRAARQVGDILKYINHTDSFQPHYSFYM; translated from the coding sequence ATGAAAGTTTTAAAGCTTGGAGAACCCGAATTAGAATTTGGTACAAATTCACATATTGACATTAGATTCGGCATTATGAACTACTGCCCTCTTGATTTTGAATCTGACAATGCAGCCAAAACTATCAGAGTGGGTATAGTTGGAAGTGCCTGTTCGATCGAGGGTATTCGAGATTGGATAGAAAAATGTAGACATGAAATTCCCGCCAAGGACAGTAGACAAAGTAATCTATTTCCTCGCTTTCCTGGCTTTAACCCTGATCTAGCTTTTCATTCAGAATTGACCACTGATTCTTCGTTAGAACGGCAACTATCATCCTCAAAGATCAATTCTGTAGTCAAAATACCTGTACTAGATGAATTAAGAATAGAAGCTGTCCGTTCAATTGTAGAGGAAGTAAATTTTCTACTTGAAAAAAAACCTCCAGATGTAATTATCTGCGCCATCCCACAAGAATACGTTGAGGTCCTTGATCCTGATACGGGTAAAAAAGATTTAGACGATGAAACACTAGTAAGTAAGACAATACAAAAAAGCAAAATCAATTTTCATCATTTACTAAAAGCACGTTGCATGTCTCTCCCTCGTGCTTGCCCAATCCAAATCGTTTTACCGTCAACTTATGATTCGTCAAAACGACGCCGAAGTAATTCTCTTAAGCGTCAAGTACAACCAATCCAGGACGAAGCCACAAGAGCATGGAATTTGCACACAGCGCTCTATTATAAAGCTGGTGGTATCCCATGGCGATTGAAATACGACCCATCAAAATTGCAAACATGCTTTGTTGGTATTGGTTTTTTTCATTCACTTGATAAAGAAAATATTTCGACGAGCGTAGCTCAAGTCTTCAACGAACGGGGATCTGGTTTAGTAGTTCGGGGAGGACCGGCGATGATTTCCAAAGAAGATAGACAAGTACATCTTGATGCGGATAGTGCATATGCATTGATGCTTGACGCGTTAAAACAGTATCAGAACGAACATCATACTATACCGGCACGGGTCGTCATCCATAAATCCTCGTCACATAGCTCAGCAGAAATTGACGGTTTCCAAAAAGCTGCTGAGGAGTACAGAGTACATTCATGTGAATTATTATCTTTGCGGAAGTCTTTAACACGCCTTTTTCGAAATAGTGAATATCCCCCATTAAGAGGAACCTTTTTAACATTAAATAACGATATACATATTCTTTACACCAGAGGAAGCGTCGAATTTTATTCTACATATCCCGGTATGTATATGCCAAGAACGTTGCGAATCAACTGTGATAAAGTGGATCAAACACCACGATATCTATCTGAGGAAATTCTAGCTTTGACAAAAATGAATTGGAATAACACTCAATTCGACAATGGCGTACCTATCACTCTTAGAGCAGCTCGACAAGTTGGTGATATTCTGAAATACATAAATCACACTGATTCATTTCAACCACATTACAGCTTTTATATGTAA